In the Populus trichocarpa isolate Nisqually-1 chromosome 1, P.trichocarpa_v4.1, whole genome shotgun sequence genome, one interval contains:
- the LOC18094863 gene encoding uncharacterized protein LOC18094863 codes for MERESLLNGNNSVDLVKIGVCYMLQSVMAETALIALTSRFFFLVKTSPLLDANMLEYLAGTDNRFPMGRLNRLEKAAAENMDGGDAEDTESEDDDDDEDDEDDDDDDGEDESEDEDDSDDEPFGDGESDDDDDDDSDEYDDEDDDDGDEEDEEDEESEEEDDKEMQAQPPSERKK; via the exons ATGGAGAGGGAAAGCCTTTTAAATGGCAACAATAGTGTTGATTTGGTCAAGATTGGCGTGTGCTACATGTTGCAATCTGTGATGGCTGAGACGGCTCTCATTGCTCTAAcctctcggtttttttttctcgttaaG ACAtcacctttgttggatgctaatATGCTCGAATATTTGGCAGGAACTGATAACAG GTTCCCAATGGGCAGATTGAATAGATTGGAAAAGGCTGCTGCTGAAAATATGGATGGCGGTGATGCTGAGGATACTGAaagtgaagatgatgatgatgacgaggatgatgaagatgacgatgacgatgatGGAGAAGATGAGagtgaagatgaagatgattcTGATGATGAGCCTTTTGGTGATGGAGAAagtgatgacgacgacgacgacgataGCGATGAATATGATGATGAAGACGATGATGATGGggatgaagaagatgaggagGATGAAGAGAGTGAAGAAGAGGATGACAAAGAAATGCAAGCCCAACCACCTTCCGAAAGGAAGAAGTGA